The DNA sequence AAACGAAAATCTCACCGCAACACTTTGAATTTGACCTTGTCAGTGCCACAAACTCTCTCCTTCATCCTTTACCTGCAATGCTATTTCTGGTGGTTTTgacatgaataataataattaaggTAATTTAAGATAGTGTTACTGCATTCTGTGCTACAACAGCTTCTCTTCTTGCAAAATAAATGATCACATTAGGTTGCCCGTAATGCTAAGAACATTTAGAGAAGatttaatgttaacttcatGCACATTAATACATTGTTCTGACTAACATTAAGCTTCATCAGCAACGTTAAGGTGAAGGCAGTGAAGCACATGTTACCActctggctttaaaaaaaaaagtagttgaTAGAAAGGATGGGCTAGATGcttaaattatatattatttatggTGTAGATAGTGTGTATGTCCTGTGTGGATACTGTCAGACAGAAATACTCGGCAGGAAGTTGCCACAATCATTACAACACAAAAGAGTGATTATCTGCCAAAATTGAGTGTGTTTAATATTAAACCCGTGTCGTGCAGTTTTATGTACAGCTTCTTTTATCTGAATCAAGCAGTAATATTGTGCAAAGGCatatcattttatttgtgtggTCCTAGCAGAAGTGTGTCTTCTGAGAGACTTTAATGTTGTCACAGACCTGACATTTAAGATGAGTACAGGCAGTCatatagtatttttttcagtgtttaggcCTTTTTGAGAATATAATTAACATGATTTAAGTATGccttttatatataaaataaagaatgtTCTCTTTTGGAATTGTATTATAGGCTGTTATCTTTACAATACAGCAGTGATTAAATGATAACTGCTCCAACAGGCTGCAGTCACTTTTTTGGAAGGTGATCATTTTGTGGCACAACACTAGAAACATGTCTGGCCTGAGCTATTTGTACCTATAAATGATCATAGCAATGGCAGAGTGATGTGCAGTACGGGAGGAGCTTCTTTGGGGCAAACAGTAATTTAAAGATGATTATATTTCTATGCAGTGATGCGTGACGTATTTATGGATTTAGAACTCACTTAGGCAGCCTTAGCTTGATTTTAAAGTGGCAACATTTTTGGACACTAAGGGAAATGTTACACTGCCACTAAATTTAGATATCTACTCCCTAACAATTTACTTTTACCATGTCTAAATGTCAGTGTCAATGATCTGAGTACATGGTAATAGATCTGAGTAATGAggaattcattatttatttaagtgTGTACTAGCACAGACTCTCTTTGTATGGCAAAGAAGGTCTGATACTGTTTCAAGGCCCTCCCTCTGGTAGGAAAACTACTGTGATGAAGACAGACTAAATCCCGGTGAGAAAAACCTGGATCTAATAAAAAGTCATGTGGAAACTTTTAACTACACACTCACCCAGGGGAGCCAAATTTGTTAAATATTCACAAAGGTCCTTAATGGCCAGATGCTGgttagatgttttgtttttttatatatataatgagCAGCATTCCTGTGTGAACCACTTTTTTATTCAGCCATTTGAATGTTGTGTGTTAATGATGCAATCAGGCCCAAATCCACAAGGTGAAATTCATTTATGTGGTACAGCCAGAAACAGATaacacacaggaaatgtttagGTTGTAAAACTTCAcctacagcagcaacaacatcaGTCTGCATATTTACATTCTGCTTATTCCATGTCAAGGTCAAGATGAGATACACATTCCTAGTTGTGGGAAAATGCATCACAGTAAAAAAATCTAGACTTATTGCTGGTTGGAGAGCAGTCCCAATGCTGCACTAActgctgctttttgtgtttacttttttgtcctctttgtggtttgtgtgtttgttttatcagGGCAACTAATGACGAGTGGATTTATTGAGTAACCGGATAATCATGGGAGTGGATGTCCCTGGACTGGTGGCCGTGGtggttttttatgttttcatcctGGTAATTGGAATCTGGGGCTCCAAGAAATCCAAGAAAGTGGAGAAGACATGTGCCGACAGCAAGAGCGAAGTCACCATCGTTGGTGGCCGCAACATCAATGCCCTGGTCGGGGTTTTTACCATGACAGGTAGGACCTTGAATTCTATGTGTGCCAGTTGTAATTATTGTGTGCACTCTAAGCTCCATTCCTCTTGTTTTGTTGATCCATTCTTgacttgtttattttctgtgcttTGCTTTTAGCAACTTGGGTTGGAGGGGGTTATATCATGGGAACCGCTGAGGCTGTTTATACTCCTACTCAAGGTCTCATCTGGGCCATTGGTCCTCCTGCATATGTTATCAATTTGTTTTTGGGTAAGTAGCCAAAACAAAGAAGCTTCTGTATAAGAATGCACAGCAGAAGAAAAGGTGGTGGTTATTGCACGATATAAACACGATTTATCTTGAAATTTATCTTCATTTGGGTTAGTGATTGCAGCTGAGGGTTGTATCTTCATCCTCTCATGCTGACAGGATGCTTGTTCCATACTTTTCCTTACACTCTTCAGCAGTAGTTTGGCCGAGAAGACACTAGAACTCAGGCAGAAGCAATTTGCAGGGCATAGATTCatggaaataaatgtgaaatatacATAGCTGATAAAGTTTCAACACTGAGGATATTAAATTGTTGTCGAGCCAATGTGCTTCACACTAAAATGAAATTTCAGAGATGCATTTTCTCAGCCAGTTGAAGTATTATCTGATAAAAATAGATTCCTGACAGTCTGCACATCTGTGAAGACAAACAAGGGTTTCCTGTTTCTGTGAGGCTAATGTGCAACAGCACACAATGCTAACTGGAGGCCCGCTGACCAAAAAGATCTGTTAGAAGCTGCTGTCAGATACGGTGGAATATATAATAAAGGCTTTGTTTTACAGGTACACAGCTGCTCCTGTAAGTCTGCATTCAGCACGAGAGCATCTAAAGAGAAGCACAGTCATTCATCCTTTCATACTCATGAGTTCACGCAAGGCCTGACTTCAAGGTCCGACTGCCATTCTCCTTCCAGTTACCAGGAGGAAGAGTAGCTAGGCAGGGCATCGAGGCAGTAGCAATCAATAAAGTTTCTAACACAGAGAAATAATAACACTGGATGTATTACAGCTGTCACAGAAGGGATTGTTCAGTGTTGTTATGCAGTCAAATGTGAGAATTTTAgcaaaaatgttgctttgtttatttatatttgtttatttgttgtagAGGAATGCTGTGTGCAGGTTACCGTGCTTTTCattacaaaatgacattttgaaaataaaagaaaaaacggTATTTATTAAAGTTGGCAGCAAAAATGATAAAGCTGCTGATGTTATAACCTTGAATACAAACTGGGGaggatttatttttgtcaacagaatagaacagaatagaatagaatagaatagaatagaatagaatagaatagaatagaatagaatagaatagatagTGTGTGTTATAATATAAAGAGTTTGGTTTTGCTTGCAGAGAAGTGGGATCCTTGTGTCTAAGACCTTTTCACTGACAACTTGTAAGCAAAAGTTGAATAGGTTTAATCTGCTTATTTGTATTTTCCCATCATACACCCTCAGCCTATTGTTCTATCTgataactacacacacacataatcacaCCTACAAACAATATATTTCCAAATTCATCTAACATGCTTGTTGTTatactgtgggaggaaacattttgctgttgtttctgttgAATGGGCCGATTGTTTAAGGTTTATTTAAACTATACAAAGTATAAGAAGTGTTATTTTCTATTCAGCAATTTTCTTTCTATACTCTTGTTTTTTAAGGAGGATTGTTTTTTGCCAAACCCATGAGGTCGAAGCGTTACGTGACCATGCTGGACCCGTTTCAGAATCGCTATGGCAACGTGTTCACTGCAACACTCCTGCTTCCTGCTTTAGTCAGTGATATTTTGTGGGTCGCCTGCATCCTTGCTGCTCTGGGCAAGTCAACTCTTCGTGCCAGaagatatttaaatattaatgatgTGATTCTGTCGTTACAATCAGATGTAGTATACAGTATCATCATGTTACGCCATCTCTGAGTTAATGTTGCATGTGCTTTTCAGGCGGAACAATGAGCGTAATTCTCGGGCTGTCGTCCGCCATCTCCATCGTCATCTCGGCAGCTGTCTCCATCATATACACGTTCCTGGGAGGTCTCTACTCGGTGGCATATACTGACATCATCCAGCTGTGTTTCATCTTTGTCAGCCTGGTAAGAAATAAAGCGGAGATAAATATAGAGGGAGTGCAACAGAATGAGAGGAATAATGTGAGGCtaataaatcagttaaaaaaaagtcatcaatTCAGTGAATAACATGTCTCCAGTTTTGCtataactgctgtttttttctatttcagtgGCTCTGTATTCCTTTTTTGTTGCTCAGTCCTGCAGTTACTGACATCACACCAACGGCCCACCTCAACCAATCAAGCGGACATGCCTGGCTAGGGGAGCTGGAGCTGGCAGATGCTGGAAAATGGGCCGATGACGTGCTGCTATTGGTTAAAATTTTAACTTACTTTGTGTCCCTCTGTGTCATGCAGTTAGGAAAGTCTTATCTGTAGAAACCCTGTAAGCTTTCAGGCCTTTAAAATTTATATGCAAAGAGTTGATGTTTAACCTACAGACGGGTGACAGATTAAAGGAAAGAACAACACAAAGTGTTTTAGTAATGTATTGAACCACATTGTGTTGCCACAACAGCTTCAGTGCTTCTTGGCAGTGATCCTTTAAGTCTCTGAGACTCTCCTGTCTAAAACACAGGTCCAAAATCTCCCATAGGTCTTCGATTgagttgagatctggtgactgtcaAAGCCACAGATCATGATTCAGATCAGAACAGCATAACAAAGGCACCGGATCCCCAGACGTCACAGTTTCAGGTTtccctttaatttgtcattcgTCTGAAGTTGTCACAAGTAGACTTTATGGCTTGTCATGACCTATGCCCTTTGTCTGATGTCTTTGTATCTGCAGGCAGCTGATTTATTACAGTTCTGCTTAGGTACAAAGTAATGTTGTAACTGCATGGATCTTCTATCTTCCTAAATGTGAAATTTTATTATTAAGATTGATATCAGCTTTTCTCGAACAGAAAATCTGGACTTGCTGCCTCCAGTTAATGTACACTTTTAAACCTCAAGCAAATTTGTGTCCCAGTATAACTTTACACTGCGACACTGAGCCAGTATGCACAATTCTACATCCCTGAAACTGGAGCAGTTAAAGAAATTCAGACATTGTCAATTTTAATATTCAGATCTGTGCTTTTCCTACTATATGCCTAAATACTCACCGTAAACCAGGTCTGTTGAAATTACACTTAAGCTTTAAGGTACAataaacagctttgtttactaATGGAGCTGTTTCTGTATGAGACACCCTGCAGTTCAAATAGACTAAACCGAGTCAAAACAAAAGATCACTTAGTGTGGGTGACCTTCCTGACTGTAGACATTTTGATTCGTCATTTCAGGAAAAACACAGGAGGACGTTACAACCATCGTGCCAAAGGATGCCCTGGAACTGGCATATTTTAGTGCAACAGCCGTTATTCCTGCAATTAGATGAATATCTGTTGTTTGATCAGTCAAAATTGAAGTTACTAACTGACAAAGCATGTGttctgtatgcatgtgtgtgttgtaggcTTTAGGAGGACTGGCATATCAAGCTCTATACCAGAGAATCCTCTCTGCGGCCTCCTCTGCTCAGGCTCAGATCACCTGTTTTGCTGCGGCTGGGACAATTTTTATAATGGGAATCCCTTCTGTTGTCATTGGAGTTGTGGCTGCTTCTGCAGGTACACTTAATGCAAGCACTCACATGTTTGTGTAGTTAGAATATGTGTTCACATTTAGGGAAATGTCATAGAATGATATATAATCTGAgttatgtttgtatttgtgaG is a window from the Amphiprion ocellaris isolate individual 3 ecotype Okinawa chromosome 3, ASM2253959v1, whole genome shotgun sequence genome containing:
- the LOC111571932 gene encoding high affinity choline transporter 1-like isoform X1, producing the protein MGVDVPGLVAVVVFYVFILVIGIWGSKKSKKVEKTCADSKSEVTIVGGRNINALVGVFTMTATWVGGGYIMGTAEAVYTPTQGLIWAIGPPAYVINLFLGGLFFAKPMRSKRYVTMLDPFQNRYGNVFTATLLLPALVSDILWVACILAALGGTMSVILGLSSAISIVISAAVSIIYTFLGGLYSVAYTDIIQLCFIFVSLWLCIPFLLLSPAVTDITPTAHLNQSSGHAWLGELELADAGKWADDVLLLALGGLAYQALYQRILSAASSAQAQITCFAAAGTIFIMGIPSVVIGVVAASADWNQTRYGLPPPFERGDAGKILPLALQNLTPTWVSVLGVGSVAAAVMSSMDSVLLSSASMFTQNIYKTTLRKQASQRELQWVIRLSVLLVGLAGTGLAFGDDSVFSLWILSGDLVYCIIFPQLVCVLHCRCANTYGAMSGYVVGLLLRLMSGEPVLRIPPILLYPGWREENGVIKQYFPYRTLAMLSSVISVAAVSWLVELGFSKQLIPQSWDLLRVFEEKIETEGEEIPVHCEEDDSARNTKF